A single genomic interval of bacterium harbors:
- a CDS encoding CopG family transcriptional regulator, producing MALRTKRATVYLEADLHKALRLKAVETNQSISELVNNAVREALAEDAEDLAAFEQRAKEPSIPYEEMLMRLRKDGRI from the coding sequence ATGGCACTACGCACCAAGAGGGCCACCGTTTACCTGGAGGCCGATCTGCACAAGGCGCTTCGGCTCAAGGCCGTGGAGACCAACCAGTCCATATCAGAGCTTGTCAACAATGCGGTCAGAGAGGCCCTGGCCGAGGATGCCGAAGACTTGGCTGCTTTTGAGCAAAGGGCCAAGGAGCCTTCGATCCCCTACGAGGAGATGCTCATGAGGCTAAGGAAAGATGGCCGAATATAG
- a CDS encoding alkyl sulfatase dimerization domain-containing protein gives MSRKGTLVFLILAVLVMALVFILWPQPSERQHEPTSLDAAPDLAAHLEEFNKEVIRVTEGVYVAVGFGLANSILLEGTDGVVIVDTMESAEAAASVKKAFSGITTKPVKAIIYTHFHTDHINGTRVMAGEDHPEIYAHETTQYHIDRVLNLTRDITFKRAMRQFGVLLPEGALINAGIGPHLVFSAEAKNAFVRPTKTFSGELMELDVAGLRLLLIHAPGETPDQVAVWFPEKRVLMPADNFYKSFPNLYAIRGTAYRDVMLWVRSLDKMRQLNAQFLVPHHTRPITGQKAVLEALTDYRDAIQFVHDQTIRWMNRGLTPEEIVERVKLPAHLAEKPYLKEYYGTVAWSVRAIFDGYLGWFSGNATDLNPLPIRERARRIADLAGGQEALLGQARLAASRGDHQWALELADLLIGLEPESKEARGIKASALRALAQRQIAATGRNYYLTQALEVEGKLTIGKVPTRDPELIHSIPLAAIFSAMSVNLDPLKSANMDQMVGFSFPDTGEEFMVHVRKRVAEIRSGFQDPPKTLVRVDSKVWKEIVAGLRNPVLAYAKGDLQIQGSALDLAQFLGLFKSEEP, from the coding sequence ATGTCAAGAAAAGGTACCTTGGTTTTTTTGATTTTGGCAGTCTTGGTAATGGCCTTGGTATTCATTCTTTGGCCGCAGCCCAGTGAAAGACAGCATGAACCTACATCCCTCGATGCAGCCCCGGATCTGGCTGCACACTTGGAGGAGTTCAACAAAGAGGTGATCCGGGTCACAGAAGGAGTTTACGTTGCCGTGGGATTCGGTCTGGCCAATTCCATCCTGCTGGAGGGTACAGATGGCGTAGTCATCGTGGATACCATGGAAAGCGCGGAGGCTGCGGCCTCTGTGAAAAAAGCCTTCAGTGGCATCACCACCAAGCCCGTGAAGGCAATAATCTACACTCACTTTCACACAGACCACATAAATGGAACAAGAGTCATGGCCGGAGAAGACCACCCTGAGATCTACGCCCACGAGACAACCCAATATCACATAGACAGGGTGCTCAACCTCACGCGGGATATCACCTTCAAGAGAGCCATGAGGCAGTTCGGAGTCTTGCTGCCCGAAGGGGCCTTGATCAATGCCGGAATAGGGCCGCATCTTGTCTTCAGCGCTGAGGCCAAGAATGCCTTTGTGCGCCCCACCAAGACCTTCTCAGGGGAGCTCATGGAGCTGGATGTGGCGGGCTTGAGACTCCTGCTCATCCACGCTCCAGGAGAGACCCCTGATCAGGTGGCTGTCTGGTTCCCGGAGAAAAGGGTGCTCATGCCTGCAGACAATTTCTACAAGTCCTTTCCCAATCTCTACGCCATTCGAGGGACCGCATACCGCGACGTCATGCTCTGGGTAAGAAGCCTGGACAAGATGCGCCAGTTGAATGCCCAATTCCTGGTGCCCCACCACACCAGACCCATCACGGGCCAGAAAGCCGTTCTAGAGGCCTTGACCGACTACCGCGACGCCATCCAGTTCGTGCACGATCAGACCATCCGATGGATGAATCGGGGACTCACCCCTGAGGAGATAGTGGAGCGGGTCAAGCTGCCTGCCCATCTGGCCGAGAAACCTTACCTGAAAGAGTACTACGGCACCGTGGCCTGGTCCGTGCGGGCCATCTTTGATGGGTACCTGGGCTGGTTCAGCGGCAATGCCACGGACCTAAATCCCCTGCCCATCCGCGAGAGGGCAAGAAGAATAGCCGACCTGGCAGGGGGACAGGAGGCTCTTTTGGGCCAGGCCAGGTTGGCAGCTTCCCGTGGGGACCATCAGTGGGCCCTGGAGCTGGCCGACTTGCTGATAGGGCTGGAGCCTGAATCCAAGGAGGCCAGAGGCATCAAGGCCTCGGCCCTAAGAGCCCTTGCACAGAGACAGATTGCAGCCACAGGCCGCAATTACTATCTGACCCAGGCCCTGGAGGTAGAGGGCAAGCTCACTATAGGAAAGGTCCCAACCAGGGATCCGGAGCTGATCCACTCCATTCCTCTGGCTGCCATCTTCTCGGCCATGAGTGTCAATCTGGACCCGCTCAAAAGCGCCAACATGGATCAGATGGTGGGCTTTTCTTTCCCAGATACGGGCGAGGAGTTCATGGTCCATGTCCGCAAAAGAGTCGCTGAGATCCGTTCAGGCTTCCAGGATCCACCCAAGACCCTGGTGAGGGTTGACTCCAAGGTGTGGAAGGAAATCGTAGCCGGGCTCAGAAACCCTGTTTTGGCCTATGCCAAAGGGGATCTGCAAATCCAGGGATCAGCCCTGGATCTGGCTCAGTTTCTGGGGCTTTTCAAAAGCGAGGAGCCTTAA
- a CDS encoding TRAP transporter small permease translates to MISALDRISRGLSQWFSWIGGLALIGMTGIACANMLLRPLGAPMAGAYELIGFLGAMVVAFSLGHSQVTGAHICVDILATSYSKKTKRFIDAFNSFVCMIFFLLVTWRTAHYATMIWQRGETSETLRMIYYPFVYAVSLCCLVLALLLLVNFLKAIFLEAGEKR, encoded by the coding sequence ATGATATCGGCACTGGATCGCATCAGCCGTGGACTCAGCCAGTGGTTCAGTTGGATAGGCGGCCTGGCTCTCATTGGCATGACTGGCATTGCCTGCGCCAACATGCTCCTGAGGCCATTGGGTGCCCCCATGGCAGGGGCGTACGAACTCATTGGATTTCTGGGTGCCATGGTGGTAGCTTTTTCTCTTGGACATTCTCAGGTGACAGGGGCCCACATCTGCGTGGATATCCTGGCCACCAGTTACTCAAAGAAAACCAAGCGTTTCATAGATGCTTTCAATTCCTTTGTGTGCATGATCTTCTTTTTGCTGGTCACCTGGCGCACGGCTCACTATGCCACCATGATCTGGCAAAGAGGGGAGACCTCTGAGACCCTGAGAATGATCTATTACCCATTCGTCTATGCGGTTTCGCTTTGTTGCCTTGTGCTGGCTCTTCTTCTCCTGGTCAATTTCTTAAAAGCCATATTCCTGGAGGCTGGCGAAAAGAGATGA
- a CDS encoding D-aminoacylase has protein sequence MFDIVIRGGLIVDGTGKDAYQADLGILGDTISAIGQIDVSMGRLSIDARHLVVSPGFIDPHTHSDFTILLDPSGESKIRQGVTTEIAGNCGYSVFPVNAGRLSEVKEYVDFFPGGLTWQWLDHEGFARALLNAGGIAPNFASFVGHGMLRLASMGFSDETPKKKQLDEMSEYLTKNLEQGAVGLSLGLAYAPGCYAGKEELVALGRVVQEFKNTLVTVHLRDEADRLVEAVSEMVELAQETGLPVHLSHHKASGPTNWGKVNRSLEIMEQANRRGLEITCDVYPYVAGNTLISYLFPKEDLNEGTRGLMRRLGQASERRRIARSLDLTASQMGGWQNIFIASVKKPHNKAWEGNSMVQVATGKGCDEATACVELFEEEQGAVMITLFLMREDDVETVLSHPLSLVASDGQILSVQGPLSEGKPHPRNFGTFPRVIARYVREKRTLSLPQAIQKMTSQAAKRFFLEKRGQIQEGFYADLTLFDLERIQDMATFQDPKQYPQGIEYVLVNGQIVLERGKRTPARPGRILKRQ, from the coding sequence ATGTTTGACATCGTGATTCGTGGAGGCCTGATTGTAGATGGAACTGGCAAAGATGCATATCAGGCGGATTTGGGTATTTTGGGTGACACGATCTCGGCCATTGGACAGATAGATGTTTCCATGGGCCGACTGAGCATAGATGCGCGCCATCTTGTGGTTTCGCCTGGGTTCATTGACCCTCACACCCATTCCGACTTCACCATCCTTCTGGATCCCTCGGGTGAAAGCAAGATCCGCCAGGGTGTGACCACAGAGATAGCAGGAAACTGTGGTTACTCAGTCTTTCCGGTAAATGCCGGACGGTTGTCTGAGGTGAAAGAATATGTGGATTTTTTCCCCGGCGGATTGACTTGGCAATGGCTCGATCATGAAGGTTTTGCCCGAGCCTTGCTAAATGCGGGCGGAATTGCCCCAAATTTTGCCTCTTTTGTGGGGCATGGAATGCTTCGCCTTGCTTCCATGGGCTTCTCGGATGAAACCCCCAAGAAAAAACAGCTCGATGAGATGTCGGAATATTTGACAAAGAATCTTGAGCAGGGTGCAGTTGGTCTTTCCCTGGGCCTTGCGTACGCTCCGGGATGCTATGCCGGCAAGGAAGAACTGGTTGCCCTGGGGAGGGTGGTCCAGGAGTTTAAAAACACCCTTGTCACGGTGCATCTAAGAGATGAGGCAGATCGTCTTGTTGAGGCCGTCTCGGAGATGGTGGAGTTGGCCCAGGAGACCGGCCTTCCCGTGCACCTTTCACATCATAAGGCCTCTGGCCCCACAAATTGGGGAAAGGTGAACAGGTCTTTGGAAATCATGGAGCAAGCCAACAGGCGAGGGCTGGAAATCACCTGCGATGTATATCCTTATGTGGCAGGAAACACCCTGATCAGTTATCTGTTCCCCAAGGAAGATCTGAATGAGGGCACCCGAGGATTGATGAGAAGGCTTGGACAAGCCTCGGAAAGGAGAAGAATCGCAAGATCTCTGGATCTCACCGCCTCTCAGATGGGAGGATGGCAGAACATCTTCATAGCATCCGTAAAGAAGCCCCACAACAAGGCATGGGAAGGAAATAGCATGGTTCAAGTGGCCACAGGCAAGGGTTGTGATGAGGCCACAGCGTGCGTGGAGCTATTTGAAGAGGAGCAAGGAGCGGTCATGATCACCCTCTTCTTGATGAGGGAGGATGATGTGGAGACGGTCTTGAGCCACCCTCTTTCCCTGGTTGCCTCGGACGGACAGATCCTGAGCGTCCAGGGCCCATTGAGTGAAGGGAAGCCTCATCCCAGAAATTTCGGGACCTTCCCCAGGGTGATCGCACGATACGTGAGGGAGAAAAGGACCCTCAGCCTCCCCCAGGCGATTCAGAAGATGACCTCCCAGGCTGCCAAGAGGTTTTTTCTAGAAAAACGAGGGCAGATCCAAGAGGGTTTCTATGCAGATCTCACGCTTTTTGACCTGGAAAGAATCCAGGACATGGCCACATTCCAGGATCCGAAACAATACCCTCAGGGAATAGAATACGTTTTGGTAAATGGTCAGATAGTCCTGGAAAGGGGAAAGAGAACCCCGGCCAGACCCGGCCGAATCCTCAAACGCCAGTGA
- a CDS encoding type II toxin-antitoxin system RelE/ParE family toxin produces the protein MAEYSVFLKESVYKDLEGIPKKDLRKIMTRIKSLANDPRPLGCEKLTGLDRHRLRQGRYRIVYAVQDEDQAVTVVKVGHRKEIYR, from the coding sequence ATGGCCGAATATAGCGTTTTTCTGAAGGAGTCAGTTTACAAGGATCTAGAAGGCATTCCCAAGAAGGATTTGAGAAAGATCATGACCCGTATCAAATCGCTGGCTAATGATCCGCGCCCTTTGGGATGCGAAAAACTGACCGGTCTTGACCGCCACCGCCTCAGGCAGGGACGATATCGCATCGTGTATGCGGTGCAAGATGAAGATCAAGCTGTCACTGTTGTGAAGGTGGGGCACAGGAAAGAGATCTATCGTTGA
- a CDS encoding TRAP transporter large permease — MTGIIGIVVLLAVMIILQMPVGFAMALVGFCGLWYVTGLDSALSMIGTETWGNFSSYGLTVIPLFMLMGTICFYAGVNKGVYDTAYKWFGRTRGGIAMATVMACAGFAAICGSNNATAATMSTVALPEMKKYGYDKALSTGAIACGSTLGVVIPPSVVLIVYGIQTGQSIGKLFWGSTLPGLLMTLLFILTIYFLCARHPQWGPGGPKVKLMEKIKALPGMAEVIVLFGLVMGGLYTGAYTPTEAGAAGAFFALLLAITVRRKLSWQGFVKAVLDALKVTSMVIVIVWGAVIFGRFLTISRLPFQTVELVSNLHISPPLVMTAILIIYAIAGMVMDALGFLLISIPIFFPLATQLGYDPVWFGCILTVVTTMGAVTPPVGICAYVVRGVAVDIPLSEIFKGVLWFIPAYCVTLAVMILFPDIALYLPSLVK, encoded by the coding sequence ATGACGGGAATCATCGGCATAGTGGTGTTGCTGGCTGTGATGATAATTCTTCAGATGCCCGTGGGGTTTGCCATGGCTCTTGTGGGTTTTTGCGGGCTTTGGTACGTCACGGGCCTTGACTCTGCGCTGTCCATGATAGGAACAGAGACCTGGGGTAATTTTTCCTCGTACGGGTTGACGGTGATTCCTCTGTTCATGCTGATGGGAACCATTTGTTTCTACGCCGGGGTCAACAAGGGAGTGTATGACACTGCTTACAAATGGTTCGGCCGGACCCGCGGTGGAATAGCCATGGCCACGGTGATGGCCTGTGCTGGATTCGCTGCCATTTGCGGCTCCAACAACGCCACGGCAGCCACCATGTCCACCGTGGCCTTGCCGGAGATGAAAAAATATGGCTACGACAAGGCCCTCTCCACAGGGGCCATAGCCTGTGGTTCAACCCTGGGAGTGGTGATCCCGCCCAGTGTGGTGCTCATCGTTTACGGCATCCAGACCGGACAGTCCATTGGTAAGCTTTTCTGGGGATCCACGCTGCCAGGCTTGTTGATGACACTGCTTTTCATTTTGACCATCTATTTCCTGTGTGCACGACACCCCCAGTGGGGGCCCGGTGGGCCAAAGGTCAAGTTGATGGAAAAAATCAAGGCCCTGCCTGGCATGGCAGAGGTCATAGTGCTTTTCGGCCTTGTGATGGGCGGCCTTTACACAGGGGCCTACACTCCAACTGAGGCAGGGGCCGCCGGCGCCTTCTTCGCCCTTTTGCTGGCCATCACCGTGCGAAGAAAGCTGTCCTGGCAAGGATTTGTCAAAGCTGTGCTGGATGCCTTAAAGGTCACCAGCATGGTCATCGTCATCGTGTGGGGAGCGGTGATCTTCGGTCGCTTCTTGACCATAAGCAGGCTTCCCTTCCAGACAGTGGAGTTGGTATCTAATCTCCACATCTCTCCCCCCCTGGTCATGACTGCCATATTGATCATCTATGCCATTGCTGGGATGGTAATGGATGCGCTTGGCTTCTTGCTCATCTCCATCCCCATCTTTTTTCCACTGGCCACCCAGTTGGGGTACGACCCTGTCTGGTTCGGTTGCATCTTGACCGTGGTCACCACCATGGGGGCCGTCACCCCGCCTGTGGGAATCTGTGCGTATGTGGTGCGTGGAGTGGCTGTGGACATCCCCCTCTCGGAGATATTCAAGGGGGTCCTCTGGTTCATACCCGCGTACTGTGTGACCCTAGCAGTAATGATACTTTTCCCGGACATAGCCCTTTACCTGCCAAGCTTGGTAAAATAG
- a CDS encoding amidase, protein MAIADETALLDATSQAQLVRSKELTPLELVDAAIERIERLNPEINAVVTKLFEQARDLARAPLPQGPFTGVPFLLKDLLAALAGVGLTMGSRLMMNFSPPQDSELVSRLKRAGLIILGKTNTPELGILPTTEPRLFGPTKNPWDPTRTPGGSSGGSAAAVASRMVPMAHGNDGGGSIRIPASCCGLFGLKPTRARNPLGPNFGDLMGGLVVEHALTLSVRDSAALLDATSGPDVGDPYWAPPNPRPFLHDVGADPGRLKIGFTTRTPGGHLVHPDCLAAVMDAARLCEELGHVVEEASPTLDAELTNGAFMVVWSSGCASTLEGIARLTGRQPSPEHVEPTTWSLYEIGKNQSAANYLLAVQLLQSMSRKVAQFFQKFDLWLTPTLFEPPLPLGSFEPSKQDPLLALRKAAQFVPFTPICNMTGQPAMSVPLYWNAQGHPIGTHFVARFGEESTLFRLGAQLEAARPWINKRPPLSFPSPCP, encoded by the coding sequence ATGGCAATAGCCGATGAAACTGCCCTTTTGGATGCCACTTCTCAGGCACAACTGGTGAGAAGCAAAGAGCTGACCCCCCTGGAACTGGTGGATGCGGCCATTGAACGCATAGAGAGGCTGAATCCTGAAATAAACGCCGTTGTGACCAAGCTATTCGAACAGGCCCGGGATTTGGCCAGAGCACCACTTCCCCAGGGGCCTTTCACGGGAGTGCCCTTTCTGCTCAAGGATCTTCTGGCAGCCCTGGCTGGGGTGGGCCTCACCATGGGCTCCAGGCTCATGATGAATTTCTCGCCCCCTCAGGACAGCGAGCTGGTCTCTAGGCTAAAGCGCGCAGGCCTCATCATACTGGGCAAGACCAATACCCCGGAGTTGGGAATCCTGCCCACCACAGAGCCCAGACTCTTCGGCCCCACCAAAAATCCCTGGGATCCAACCCGAACCCCTGGTGGCTCCAGCGGCGGTTCGGCAGCTGCCGTGGCATCCAGAATGGTGCCCATGGCCCACGGCAATGACGGTGGAGGCTCCATTCGCATCCCAGCATCCTGCTGCGGGCTCTTTGGCCTGAAGCCCACCAGAGCCAGAAACCCCCTGGGCCCCAACTTCGGCGACCTGATGGGGGGGCTAGTGGTGGAGCACGCCTTGACCCTCTCTGTGAGGGATAGTGCCGCACTTCTGGATGCCACAAGTGGCCCGGATGTGGGGGACCCCTACTGGGCCCCACCCAACCCCAGACCTTTTCTGCATGATGTGGGAGCTGATCCTGGCAGGCTAAAGATCGGATTCACCACAAGAACGCCTGGAGGCCATCTGGTTCACCCGGACTGCCTGGCAGCAGTCATGGATGCTGCAAGACTCTGTGAGGAGCTGGGACACGTGGTGGAGGAAGCGTCTCCCACACTGGATGCAGAACTCACCAATGGAGCCTTCATGGTGGTATGGTCCTCAGGGTGCGCTTCCACCCTGGAGGGCATTGCCAGGCTAACCGGCAGGCAGCCATCCCCAGAGCATGTGGAGCCCACCACCTGGAGCCTTTACGAGATAGGAAAGAATCAAAGTGCTGCCAATTACCTCCTGGCAGTCCAGCTTCTCCAGAGCATGTCCAGGAAAGTGGCCCAGTTCTTCCAGAAGTTCGACCTGTGGCTCACTCCCACCCTTTTTGAACCTCCTCTCCCCCTGGGAAGCTTTGAGCCTTCCAAACAGGATCCCCTGCTGGCACTTCGCAAAGCAGCCCAGTTTGTGCCTTTCACCCCCATCTGCAACATGACCGGTCAACCGGCCATGTCCGTGCCCCTTTACTGGAACGCCCAAGGCCACCCCATAGGAACTCACTTCGTGGCCCGCTTCGGCGAGGAATCCACTCTCTTTCGGCTGGGAGCTCAGCTGGAAGCAGCCAGGCCATGGATAAATAAAAGACCGCCACTTAGCTTTCCCTCTCCTTGTCCATGA
- a CDS encoding TRAP transporter substrate-binding protein: protein MRRLLGKGSMGMIAGFAAASLLLGLFFLRPAQAQIKLSYANFPPAPTFPCVQMERWKAEVEKRTAGKVKVDTYPGGTLLGAKNMFDGVAAGTADIGCTSTSYFPGMFPVVEAVDLPLGWPSATVASVSLWELVQKYMPKELEKFKVVTMFTCPPANIMSMKPIKSLEDLKGYELRASGTGAKILELLGAKAVGMPQSDVPEALQKGVIKGNVSSLEVMKDFKYAEYCRHVTANVNLFVVSFAVVMNKAKWESLPQDVKKVIDDLGREQAIWTGQYVDNHVKEAMKWSVETYKDPTVQVYQLPPQEVSRWYALLKPMTDQYLDSVSGKGLPAKAILDDLLQLKDKYTKEFPN from the coding sequence ATGAGGCGCTTACTTGGCAAAGGATCCATGGGGATGATCGCGGGGTTTGCGGCGGCCTCTTTGCTCCTGGGCCTGTTTTTCTTGAGACCTGCCCAGGCCCAGATCAAGCTGAGTTACGCCAACTTCCCTCCTGCACCCACCTTTCCCTGTGTGCAGATGGAAAGGTGGAAGGCAGAGGTGGAAAAGAGGACTGCTGGGAAGGTGAAGGTTGATACTTACCCGGGTGGCACCTTGCTGGGGGCCAAGAACATGTTCGATGGAGTGGCTGCAGGTACGGCTGACATAGGCTGCACATCCACTTCTTATTTCCCTGGCATGTTTCCCGTTGTGGAAGCAGTGGATCTTCCCCTGGGCTGGCCCAGCGCCACTGTGGCAAGCGTCTCCCTCTGGGAGCTGGTCCAGAAGTACATGCCCAAGGAGCTCGAGAAGTTCAAGGTTGTGACGATGTTTACTTGCCCTCCTGCCAACATCATGTCCATGAAACCCATCAAGAGCTTGGAGGATCTCAAGGGATACGAACTCAGGGCTTCGGGAACAGGAGCCAAGATCCTTGAGCTTCTGGGGGCCAAGGCAGTTGGAATGCCTCAGTCCGACGTGCCCGAGGCCCTCCAAAAAGGGGTGATCAAGGGTAATGTCTCCTCCCTGGAGGTGATGAAGGATTTCAAATACGCAGAGTATTGTCGTCATGTCACGGCCAATGTGAATCTCTTCGTAGTTTCCTTCGCAGTTGTGATGAACAAGGCCAAATGGGAGAGCTTGCCCCAGGATGTGAAGAAGGTGATAGACGATCTAGGCCGGGAACAGGCTATCTGGACGGGCCAGTATGTGGACAACCATGTGAAGGAAGCCATGAAGTGGTCCGTGGAGACGTACAAGGACCCAACGGTACAGGTCTACCAGCTCCCACCTCAGGAAGTCTCCAGGTGGTATGCACTACTGAAGCCCATGACCGATCAGTATCTGGACAGCGTCTCGGGTAAGGGACTTCCGGCCAAGGCAATTCTGGATGATCTGCTGCAATTGAAAGACAAATACACCAAGGAATTCCCCAATTGA
- a CDS encoding aminotransferase class III-fold pyridoxal phosphate-dependent enzyme: MHLEPSAVFHRVLGGTLPRALRARGVWIEDSEGKRYLDASGGALVANVGHGREEIARAVKEAILSLSYVHGTMFTNDPVEKLAASLSRHAPAGIECFYFLTSGSEAVEAAIKMARQIHLEEGRPGREVLISRWNSYHGLSLGALAATGRSFFRTPFGPLMKDAVHIPPPYCLRCSFGLVHPECGLRCARFLEETIQRVGPSVVSAFVAETVSGASLACCPPPPGYWKCIREICDRYEVLLIMDEVMCGMGRTGKWFASEHYGVSPDLVTLGKGIAGGVQPLSAVGLRAEFRDLMARGSGSFVHGGTYTHHPVACSAGLAVVRIIEEEGLVERCAEMGKVLEGMLREALEGSAHVGDIRGIGLMWGVELVAEKESMRPYPRKEKVAEKIWQYLFAKGIITYRSVGFAGLDGDAIILGPPFIIQEDELQLAVEAIGEAIEKILG, from the coding sequence ATGCATTTAGAACCAAGCGCTGTTTTCCACAGGGTATTGGGGGGGACTCTGCCGCGTGCGCTAAGGGCTCGGGGGGTTTGGATAGAGGATAGTGAGGGGAAAAGATACCTGGATGCCAGCGGAGGAGCCCTGGTGGCCAATGTGGGACACGGCAGAGAGGAGATAGCCCGTGCAGTAAAGGAAGCCATCCTCAGCCTGTCATATGTCCACGGGACCATGTTCACAAACGATCCTGTGGAGAAGCTTGCTGCAAGTCTCTCCAGGCACGCTCCAGCGGGCATAGAGTGTTTCTACTTCCTCACATCCGGCTCCGAGGCCGTAGAGGCTGCCATCAAGATGGCCAGACAGATACATCTTGAAGAGGGAAGACCGGGGCGGGAGGTCTTGATCAGCAGGTGGAACTCCTACCACGGGCTCTCTCTGGGAGCCCTGGCAGCAACAGGCAGAAGCTTTTTTAGGACGCCCTTTGGTCCCCTCATGAAAGATGCGGTTCACATACCCCCTCCCTATTGCCTGAGGTGTTCCTTTGGTCTGGTGCATCCTGAGTGTGGTTTGAGATGTGCCAGGTTTCTGGAAGAGACCATACAAAGAGTTGGCCCATCGGTGGTCTCGGCCTTTGTGGCAGAGACCGTCAGCGGAGCCAGCCTGGCCTGTTGTCCACCGCCGCCCGGCTACTGGAAATGTATCAGGGAAATATGCGACCGCTATGAAGTCCTGCTCATAATGGATGAAGTCATGTGCGGCATGGGTCGAACAGGCAAATGGTTCGCCAGCGAACACTACGGGGTCAGCCCAGACCTGGTGACTCTTGGAAAGGGGATCGCAGGGGGCGTTCAGCCCCTCTCGGCAGTGGGTTTGAGGGCTGAGTTCAGGGATCTCATGGCCAGGGGAAGTGGCTCTTTTGTGCATGGGGGCACTTACACTCATCATCCGGTGGCCTGCTCTGCCGGCCTGGCGGTGGTAAGGATCATAGAGGAGGAGGGGCTCGTGGAGCGCTGTGCCGAGATGGGAAAGGTGCTAGAGGGCATGTTGCGTGAAGCTCTTGAAGGCTCAGCCCATGTGGGAGACATAAGAGGGATTGGTTTGATGTGGGGTGTGGAGTTGGTTGCGGAAAAAGAGAGCATGCGTCCCTATCCGAGAAAGGAGAAGGTGGCCGAAAAGATATGGCAGTATCTCTTTGCAAAGGGAATCATAACCTACAGGTCAGTGGGCTTTGCAGGCCTGGACGGGGATGCGATCATCCTGGGCCCTCCCTTTATCATCCAGGAAGATGAGCTCCAACTGGCCGTGGAGGCCATAGGAGAGGCAATAGAAAAAATACTGGGTTGA
- a CDS encoding nucleotidyltransferase family protein has translation MGKGPTAGILVAAGSSERMGRPKQLLPFGGRAMLLRVLEQALASPLVQVVLVLGYEARKVKEALGVAIWDPRLEVLLNNDYTEGMASSIRIGLERIQGRFPSFMLLFADQPLLDAFTLEFLLEAFWASEKEICVPLARGKRAHPVIFGSRFYPSLMALRGDVGGRAILQAHPEEILEVEVPRPDLLLDVDSPEDLERLEEIRQRVENEMI, from the coding sequence ATGGGCAAGGGGCCTACAGCCGGAATCTTGGTTGCAGCTGGAAGCTCTGAGCGTATGGGCAGGCCCAAGCAGCTTTTGCCTTTCGGCGGCAGGGCCATGCTCTTGAGGGTTCTGGAGCAGGCACTGGCCTCACCTCTTGTCCAAGTGGTGCTGGTATTGGGATACGAGGCAAGAAAAGTGAAAGAGGCTCTTGGGGTGGCCATCTGGGATCCAAGGCTGGAGGTCCTTCTGAACAATGACTACACAGAAGGCATGGCCAGTTCCATAAGGATTGGATTGGAGAGAATTCAGGGCAGGTTTCCCTCTTTCATGCTTCTTTTCGCAGACCAGCCCCTTCTGGATGCTTTCACCCTGGAGTTTTTGCTTGAAGCTTTTTGGGCATCGGAAAAGGAAATATGTGTTCCTTTGGCCAGGGGAAAGAGGGCTCATCCTGTCATATTTGGCAGCCGCTTCTATCCATCCTTGATGGCCCTGAGAGGCGATGTGGGGGGAAGGGCCATTCTGCAGGCCCATCCTGAGGAGATTCTGGAAGTAGAGGTGCCTCGCCCGGATCTGCTTTTGGATGTGGACAGCCCCGAGGATCTAGAGAGGCTGGAGGAAATCCGGCAAAGAGTCGAGAATGAAATGATTTGA